A region from the Biomphalaria glabrata chromosome 14, xgBioGlab47.1, whole genome shotgun sequence genome encodes:
- the LOC106074069 gene encoding palmitoyltransferase ZDHHC3-like, translating into MAVCRLDPCGIICIFITYTSIFYADYVVVQHLVIPTMTESLWGAFCVVFFNTIVLLMTVSHLRAVLSDPGVVPIPKTSMDFSDIHSENAKRKTNDGWTVCMKCETYRPPRAHHCRVCRRCVRRMDHHCPWINNCVGEYNQRFFIQFLFYVGMASVFAITMVIVSWTLEPKVKKEIKHTKLIHSVILVIESILFGLFVIAIGCDQMSAILHDETAVEHVKKEGHVRVRKSRLTLLQEVFGRSHPILWLWPFQMDRPKDTSDAILYNI; encoded by the exons ATGGCCGTCTGTCGGCTAGATCCCTGTGGAATTATATGCATTTTTATTACATATACATCAATTTTTTATGCTGATTATGTTGTGGTCCAGCATCTAGTTATTCCAACGATGACAGAATC ACTTTGGGGTGCTTTCTGTGTTGTATTTTTCAACACCATTGTCCTCTTGATGACAGTATCACATCTCAGGGCAGTGTTGTCAGATCCTGGGGTTGTTCCCATACCAAAAACTAGTATGGACTTCTCAGACATTCATTCGGAAAATGCTAAGAGAAAAACA AATGATGGCTGGACAGTGTGTATGAAGTGTGAAACTTATCGTCCTCCAAGAGCTCATCACTGTAGAGTTTGTCGCAGATGTGTCAGGCGGATGGATCACCATTGTCCATG gatcaaTAACTGTGTGGGAGAGTATAATCAAAGATTTTTCatacagtttttattttatgtag GTATGGCCAGTGTATTTGCCATTACGATGGTCATTGTTTCCTGGACACTTGAACCAAAAGTGAAAAAGGAAATTAAGCATACAAAATT AATCCATTCAGTCATTTTGGTGATAGAgagtattttatttggtttgtTTGTCATTGCCATTGGATGTGATCAG ATGTCTGCAATATTGCATGATGAAACAGCAGTTGAACATGTCAAGAAAGAAGGTCATGTTCGAGTTAGAAAGTCAAGATTAACTTTATTACAAGAAGTTTTTGGCAGAA GTCATCCCATACTCTGGTTGTGGCCGTTTCAGATGGACAGACCCAAAGACACATCAGATGCCAtattgtataatatataa